A segment of the Polyangiaceae bacterium genome:
CGCGTTGGTGCTGGGACTGAGTGCGCACCCGCGCCAAGCCACGCTCAAGAGCGTAGACCACGGTCTCGAGTTCGAGAGCTTGCACTTTCACTTCGAGCGGCCGTTGTTGCTCGAACGGGTGCGTGAGTTGTGTGTTGACCTGCCTCAGGGCGTCTACCGCGCAAAAGGTGTGCTGTGGCTGCGGGACTTGCCGGAGCATCAGGTGATCCTCCAGGTGGTTGGCCGCCGCGCCCGCGTCGACCGTGGGGCACCCTGGGGTGACCTCGAACCCGCCAGCGACATCGTGCTGATTGGCCGGCGTGGCAGCTTCGATGCAGCGTCCCTCGAGGGGCGTTTCGCCCGCTGTGCAGAACCGGCGGAACCAAAAGGCCTGCTCCAAGCGTTTGGAGCTTGGTGGCAGCGCTAGGCTTCACTCACCGCCCGCATGACCCGCAGAAGCTCTCCCCAGTGACCAAGAGATGACGACGCCAGGGGTCCAAGGGCCGATGCGCAGTTTTCACGAGAGCCTGGTGTTGCGCGCTGGGCGCCTCGTAGGTCTGACGCTCGCGCTGGGATTTTTGGGGGTGAGTTGCGCCGCTTCCCAAACGCCGCCCAGCGTGGAGATCCGCGTCCAGGAAGCCGAACCCACGGCAGAGGTGGAGCCCGACGTCGGACAGCGCCAGCCGCCTCCTGGGGGCGCGTGGTGGACGGCGCCGAGCCCCTGCGAAGACGGCGCTGAAGCGGTCCCCGTGGCGGAGGCGCCAGAGTTCAATGCCTTCGGTTGCAGGCTCCCGGACGGGACCCCCCACGGTTGGTTCACGAGCTGGTACGAGAACCAGCGCTTGCGCCGCCACGGCCACTACGACCACGGCGCCATGGATCGCACTTGGTACCAGTGGCGCCCCTCCGGCGAGCTCGCGCGCCAGGATGAGTACCTCGCGGACAAGCTCCACGGGCGCTCACGCACCTGGGGACCACGAGGCGTGCTGCTCTCCGACTGCAAGCATGAACACGGGGTGTCTCAAGGTTTCTGTGCGGAATTTTACACGAGCGGCGCGCCGCTGCGTCAGTTCTGGTACTCCGCTGGGGTGCAACATGGCGAATTCGAGAGCTTTTTTCCCAATGGCTCGACCCAGGAGAAGGGCAGCTACGTGAACGGCATGCGCGACGGTGAGTGGCTCTTGTGTGACGAGAAGAGCTGCAGGCGCGGTGCGTTCGTGGGCGGGGTCGAGACCGGGATCTGGACCGAAGAGGATCCCGAAGGCGTGACCCTGAGCACGGAGGACTACAGCGTGGCGGGGCAACGGACTCGCATCGACTATTGCCAGGGCCATCCCTGCAAGCGAACTGTCTATGTTTGGCGCCCCTGACCCGGGGTCGAGCTATCGGCGCTGCTTGAGGCTGCTGACGCTTTGGAACGCGGGGTGCGTTGCTTTGGCGGTCGACCCCGAGAACGCGGGCGCTTGGCGGCGCGCCCTCGCTGCCAGCGTTTGCCGTGGCGATCCAGCGCTCGATACCCCAGCGCGCTGAGCAGCTGCGGTAGCTCTTGCTTGGGGAGTCCAAGCCACTGGCAGAGCTCGACGGGCAACGCAAAGCCGTCGGCTCCGGCGCTGCTGGCGACCCCACGCAGGTGGCGAAGCAACCGCTCGTATAGATCCACGCGGATATAGTAGGAGCCCAGACGCGGGAAGCCCAGTTGCCGCAACGCGTGCTCCGGTGCACCGCCAGGGGCGAGGCGGACAGCGCCGGCGGGGAGCTGGGGCAGCTTGTGCGCCAGAGACAGCCAGGCGCGGCGGTGGGCGAGGGCGCGCTGACCTTGGAGGGACGCGAGGTAGACGAAGCGCTCTCCGAAGACGACTCCCAACCCCTCGAGCAGCGCGCGCTCGCCCGGCGCGAGCAGCGAGAGCTGCTCGCGGGCGCGGCGCGTGTCCACACAGCCTAGCTCCTGCTCGAGTTGATAGACCAAGCCTCGACCCGGCGCTCCGAGCTCGCCGCGCCCCGCCGCGCGGAGTTGCGCAAAGTGGACATCGATGAGCGACCTCACGAACTGTCCTAGCTCTTGCAGCAGCTGGCGATCTTGCCGGAGCTCTGGGGCGAGGCGCACGCCCGGACCCAGCAATTCCGCGCCAGGCGTGAGCGCGCCCAGCAGCGTGGGCTCTGCAGTGTCCCGCAGCAGGATTTGGCCGTCCTCTGAGAGATCAAGCTCAGCGCGGTGTGCGATCACGCGTTCGAGCAGCGTCTGCCGCGTCGCTTTCGGCTGCTTGGCGGTGAGGCGATCTTTCAGGGCCTGGAGGCTCGCGAAGGGATGGCTGCCGCTGGCTGGCTCATCATTGCCTTGCGGTAATGCTTGTGCTGCTCCACGACCAAGTGAGGCGCGCTCAGCACGCGCTCCGTCTACCGGCGGGGCGTGCGAGCCGTCTCCGGTGTGGGCGTCCATGAAGGCCTTGTTGCGGTCAACGAAGCGGAGCACCAGCGCCTGGTGGAGTGCGTCACTCAGGTGGTCTTCGATTTCTCGAGTGCGGGCCTGCCAGTGGGCTGCATCTTTCACCCATGCGCGATGGTGCGTGACGTAAGTCCAAGTCCGCACGAACGCGATGCGTGCGAGGATCGCTTCGATGTCCCCCTTCGGATCGTCGAGGCGCTCGACGCGATTCGCCAGCCAGTCCGTGCCGAGGCGCGTGCCGTGAGCCCGCAGCTGTCCGTAGATCGCCTCGAGCAGCACGAGATGCTGCTCGAACAGCACCTTCCGGTAGTCGGGGATTTGCGCGACCTGCCACAGAAGCTCTACTGCCTCTTGGCCCGTTGCCAGATCAGCGACACTTGGCAACGCCGCGAGCCGCTCCAGCGCCTGCTGGTCCTCCGCCTGATCCATGCGCCGGAGGCGCGGGGAGGGGGCTGGCGCTCGCAGTGAGTCGAGCAGCGCCTCCAGACTATGGAACTCGAGCTCCGGGTTTCGCCACCAAAGCTGTTTTTCTCTGGGGAAATGGTGGGTCTCTAGTGCTTGGACCACCTCGAAGGGCAGCTCTGGCTCGGGCGCGAGGGTGCCAAACGTGCCGTCTTGCAGGTGGCGACCGGCGCGACCGGCGATCTGTCCGAGCTCCGAGAGCTCCAAATGCCTCGACTTCTGGCCATCGAACTTGCGCACGTCAGCGAAGGCGACGTGGTTGATCGAGAGGTTGAGCCCCATGCCGATGGCGTCCGTTGCTACCAGGTAGTCGACGTCGCCCGACTGATAGAGCGCCACCTGAGCGTTGCGCGCTCGCGGCGACAGCGCGCCGAGCACCACCGCCGCGCCGCCCTTGCGCCTGCGGACGCGCTCTGCGAGCTCGTAGACGCGGGCGGCCGTGAAGGCGACTACGGCGCTGCCAGCCTTGAGCTGGCCAAGCCGCGCCTGGCCTGCGCCCCGTAGCTCCGAGAGCCGCGGGTGGCGGCGGATGCGCGCCGTCGGCACCAGCTCGCTCACCAGGTGCTCGACGCTCTGGGAGCCAAGAAACCAAGTCTCGCTGCGCCCACGGCGATAGAGCAGCCGGTCGGTGAAGGTGTGTCCGCGCTGGGGGTGCGCCGCGAGCTGGATCTCGTCGACGCCGACGAAGTCCACCTCCAAGTCGAGGGGCATGGCCTCCACCGTGCACACGAAGTAGCGGGCCGTCGTGGGCACGCGCTTCTCCTCGCCGGTGATCAGCGCTACTTCGTCGAAGCCCACGCGATCGGCGATCTTGTCGTAGACCTCACGTGCGAGGAGCCTCAAGGGAAACCCCAACATGCCGCTGTCGTGGGACAGCATGCGCTCCACGGCCCGATGCGTCTTCCCTGTGTTGGTTGGTCCGAGGAGCGCGGTGATGCGGGAGCTGATGCTAGCCGCAGTGCGCGGCGCGGTGGGACGAGCCACGCACGGACTCTACAACGCGCTTGGCAGCGCGCCCGCGGGAATCGTTGCTCGGCGCCTTCCGAGCGCTCCTCTCCCCCAACAAAAAGAGTTGGGTCGCGCTCCTTCACACCACGAAGTCAAAGTGAAGTCTCGCGACCCAGGCCGGGCGTGGAGGCGCCCGGTAAGTTGCGTTGATTAGCGCGCTGCGAGCTCCGCGGGCGCGAGCCACTGGTACTGCTCGCGCACTTGGATCCCGCGTTTTCCGAAGTTCATCACGCTGAGCTTGGCGTTGTAGCGCTTGTAGGCGAACTCAACGCCGCTGCGTGAATACGCGGTTGCGAGCTCAGCGGTTACCGGTTTGACGCCGCTCTGCTTGGTAGCAGGGCCGACGTCTCGAGAAAGCGCTTGCTTACGCTGCTCGAAGTACGCCACCGCCGCCTGAGGAGCGAGGGTACTGAAGGCGTCCAGCGCCACCAGGCGACCTTCGGTATCGAACTGGGCGTAGACGTCTGACACCTGCGCAGCTGCGTCAAATCCCTCGCACTTCAGCGCTGCTTGGCTCGCGGTCTCCTTGCACGAGGCGTGGTGCTTCGCCGCGAAGGCCTGTACGTCGTCTCGAGTCGCTTTCCCTAGGGAAAATGAGAGCGCGGGCGTCGTGCGGGCTTCAGCGTTCGCGTCCGCCAAATGCTTCTGCAAAGTTTGGGTGCGGTATGCCTCGATTGCGGCTGCATCTGCCTGACCCTCCAGCGCAGGGCAGCCCGGTGCGCCCTGCAGCCAGCCCAGCAGCGGCCGACCGGCTTTGGTGTGAGCAAAGCCGATCAAGCCAACCCCCAGCGCGCAGGTGACGCTGCTCGTCACCAGCGCGCGTTTGAGCCAGCGCCGCATCTCAGTTCGAGCCCCCGGTCCCGCCGGTGCCCGCACCAGCCGCACCAGCCGCACCAGCCGCGCCTGCGGTTCCCCCGGCTCCAGCCGCGGCGCACGCAGCCTTGGTGTTCATGCCGCTGGTGTCTTCGACGATGTCGCTCTTCAAGCCGACGAGCACTGGCGCCGCGGAGGCAATGTCTGCCGCGCTAACGCCCGCTTCGGCGAGGCCCGCCGCCACGTCTTCGACGAGGGCGTCGAAGTCAGCGTCGCTGATCCCGAGGTTCGCGTGGGCGTCGGCCATGGACCGACAGGGGGCGATCGATGACGATGAGCCGGCGTAGGTGACGCCTTCGCAGCCGAACACTTCCTGCGCTTGAATCGTCAAGCACTCCAGCACGTGAGTCTGGGTGTTGGGCGTGAGGCTGGTGAACCAAGCGCTGATGCGGCAGTCGCCCGCGATCGCCGGGAAGACGTTGTCTTTGACCGCGCCCGCGATCACTGTCGGTCCGCCGTACTTGGCGCACAGTGACGCGGTGCCACCCGAACCGCCGGAGCCGGAGCTTCCCGAGCTGCCGCCGCTACCACCCATCGCTCCGCTGCCGCCGCTCCCGGCGGCTCCGCTTCCCCCGCTTCCGCTGGAAGACTCGTCGTCGCTACAGCCGACCAACCCTAGCGGTACGATCAGCGCGCCCATCACGAAATACTTGGCTGAAGCGCGCTCTAGGCTGCGCAAGCTGCGAGAAGAAAACAAAGACATCGACCCTCCTTGTGTGCACACGGATCCCCGCACGAGCCTCGGGAAACCAGTGGTTCCCCAAGGTACGCGCCGCCCGCGTGACTGGATCGGTTCGGACCGAGATCGCTCGATGTCAACCGCAGCAGCAGGCTACTTTGGGGCAAGATCGGACACTGACACTGGGAGTCGCAAGCTGCCTCCCACCATCACCATCACGTAGGTTTGGTCGTCGAAATGCCGCAAGCTCGGACCGACGAACAGGCCAAACGCAGCGCGTCCATAGCCCAGCACCGGAGCGCTGCGTTCGCGCTTCCAGAGACCCGTTTGTGTGCTGCCAGTGCCTTCCCAGGCGAAGGCCAGCGTGCCGCCGTAACCATACGCGCGCCGCATCGGGCCTGGGCCCTCTCGGCCGCCCGTAGGCTCCAACATGAAGAACTCGCCGTACAAGCGAACCCCGAGGCGCTCTTCCGTGCGCGGTTTCAGGTCGGGCCAGTACTCGAATGATGCGTAGGGGCCGTGACTCGTCGGGATGTCTTCGGCGAATGGCAGCTGCTCGAGCTCGTAGCCGACACCGATGTCGAACACTGGATCGTGATCGTAGGCCTTGGTGTAGCCCAAGGGATTCACACCGACGCGGGCGGTGTAGCCGAGCAACTGTTCATCGGGTTGCTTCTCACGGCCCGGTGTCTCGGTCGCTGCACCGCCGGAGACATGCACGTGGACCGGCGGGATGGGCGCAGGGCAACCGCTCAGGGTGAGAGTCGCCCAGCCGCAGAAGCTCGTGACGACCCAAGGACTCCCGCGCCAGCGTCCGTCGGCGTGGCTGGTTTGATCGGCGCTCAGAGGCTTCCGCAAGCTAGGCATCGGCGACCGAGAGTAGCAATCGTCAAGCCAAAAGCATCGACATCTGTTTGCTCCAGCGCGACCGGCGGCTTTTGACTGCCGCGATATCCCGCTCAATCGGGAGAGTGTGTGCCTTTGGCTACGCCACACTGCGGGCAGCTGGTTCACGGCGCCGGTCGCTTGCGCTAGTGAGAGAGATCTTCAAGCGGGGCAACCGCGCAG
Coding sequences within it:
- a CDS encoding helicase, which translates into the protein MLSHDSGMLGFPLRLLAREVYDKIADRVGFDEVALITGEEKRVPTTARYFVCTVEAMPLDLEVDFVGVDEIQLAAHPQRGHTFTDRLLYRRGRSETWFLGSQSVEHLVSELVPTARIRRHPRLSELRGAGQARLGQLKAGSAVVAFTAARVYELAERVRRRKGGAAVVLGALSPRARNAQVALYQSGDVDYLVATDAIGMGLNLSINHVAFADVRKFDGQKSRHLELSELGQIAGRAGRHLQDGTFGTLAPEPELPFEVVQALETHHFPREKQLWWRNPELEFHSLEALLDSLRAPAPSPRLRRMDQAEDQQALERLAALPSVADLATGQEAVELLWQVAQIPDYRKVLFEQHLVLLEAIYGQLRAHGTRLGTDWLANRVERLDDPKGDIEAILARIAFVRTWTYVTHHRAWVKDAAHWQARTREIEDHLSDALHQALVLRFVDRNKAFMDAHTGDGSHAPPVDGARAERASLGRGAAQALPQGNDEPASGSHPFASLQALKDRLTAKQPKATRQTLLERVIAHRAELDLSEDGQILLRDTAEPTLLGALTPGAELLGPGVRLAPELRQDRQLLQELGQFVRSLIDVHFAQLRAAGRGELGAPGRGLVYQLEQELGCVDTRRAREQLSLLAPGERALLEGLGVVFGERFVYLASLQGQRALAHRRAWLSLAHKLPQLPAGAVRLAPGGAPEHALRQLGFPRLGSYYIRVDLYERLLRHLRGVASSAGADGFALPVELCQWLGLPKQELPQLLSALGYRALDRHGKRWQRGRAAKRPRSRGRPPKQRTPRSKASAASSSADSSTPGQGRQT